Proteins encoded together in one Gigantopelta aegis isolate Gae_Host chromosome 8, Gae_host_genome, whole genome shotgun sequence window:
- the LOC121379766 gene encoding acid-sensing ion channel 1-like, producing MAKPKEKKMPSWKDITATFAADSTIHGVNKMGARNLYPGRRLLWLLLVLAAVSTLSVLLYLDLIHYYDRPTLIKEVFRSANEGDFPAVTICPLKAFQGRIEDLEVLPYAQDILHEIMHVDSYLAASALTHVHLKSQEPPPTNISSWYSDPISGQAMVNWTMSSKVLTPIACPRFKGMHVMALPCCGDILEKVLTEIGSCYTMNMTKVAKHRYHSAKNRRLVIVFSLKLEDDLKIFSANGIQVIIHDQREPPLPTMRGDFVALNTVTTFRVEKTQDSHSPARYTLPTSSVGLPFPSTIHPPYFVCRTAIPQHDTPSLLHLQDCHSAGLPFPSTIHPPYFVCRTAIPQHDTPSLLRL from the exons ATGGCGAAacctaaagaaaaaaagatgccATCTTGGAAAGATATTACAGCTACTTTTGCTGCGGATTCAACAATACACGGTGTCAACAAAATGGGTGCCAGGAACTTATATCCAGGAAGGAG attatTATGGCTGTTGCTAGTGCTGGCGGCAGTATCAACACTATCTGTCCTTCTTTATCTGGATCTGATTCATTACTATGACCGACCAACGCTGATCAAAGAAGTCTTCAGGTCCGCAAACGAAGGCGATTTCCCGGCAGTGACCATCTGTCCTTTGAAAGCATTTCAAGGAAGGATCGAGGATCTCGAAGTTCTGCCCTACGCCCAAGACATACTGCACGAGATAATGCATGTAGATTCCTATTTGGCAGCATCAGCCCTGACCCATGTCCACCTGAAGTCGCAAGAGCCACCACCAACGAATATTTCCAGCTGGTACAGCGATCCGATCTCAGGGCAAGCTATGGTCAACTGGACGATGTCCAGCAAAGTCCTGACGCCGATTGCCTGTCCCAGGTTCAAAGGCATGCACGTCATGGCCCTGCCTTGCTGTGGAGACATCCTGGAGAAGGTCCTCACGGAGATAGGATCCTGCTACACGATGAACATGACTAAAGTGGCCAAACATCGTTACCATTCAGCAAAGAACAGGCGTCTGGTGATAGTCTTCTCGCTCAAGTTGGAGGATGATCTTAAAATCTTTTCAGCAAATGGGATACAG GTTATAATCCACGACCAGAGAGAGCCGCCATTACCAACAATGAGAGGAGATTTTGTAGCATTAAACACTGTCACCACATTCCGAGTGGAAAAAACCCAG GACAGCCATTCCCCAGCACGATACACCCTCCCTACTTCATctgtaggactgccattccccagCACGATACACCCGCCCTACTTCGTCTGcaggactgccattccccagCACGATACTCCCTCCCTACTTCATCTGCAGGACTGCCATTCTGcaggactgccattccccagCACGATACACCCTCcctacttcgtctgtaggactgccattccccagCACGATACACCCTCcctacttcgtctgtag